The nucleotide sequence ATAAAATAACAGGAAGAAAAAACAAAGCAATGTTGTTTTGTTTCGCTTCAAACTgaactaagggcatgtacaatggttgataagatagtcttatcttaggTCTTGCATCTAATTAAGAGATGACAAAAAAAGCTGTATACAATGGGTCATTTTTTAGCCTTATCTtcataactagttattcctaaaaatatggtgacacatattgtgctaagatatcatctcttgtcttatcttaaataaaagaagacaagccttttttatgggttctctctcctccacctcatcatttattctacatggcactcctaagatagcaccattgtacatgccctaaacaAGTAGTGGAAAGCAAAATGCTTATTTGTGATCTTTCAACTATTGACCATTTCTAAAATTTGCTCCAAAAAGTTCAATATGAAATATCTTGCGCACGATCATTCTAATTGTACTAAACGCGTGCGAGACTACCACCATCATTGGTCCCACCGTTTCGACTAATATTAGGGACCAACTTTGCTGGGTATTAAAATTTGAAGGTTAAGTATTGCCTTGTATTGGAGTTCAAGGGCCAAATATATAATGGACCAATAGAAGGTTAAGTATTCCTAAAAGGTGCTTGATCCTAGAGCACACGATTTCTCATTGTACTGGTGCTAAGCCATGCGCATACGCAAACATTGATGCGGCTTGACAACTAACCAGATAGAGATGGGTTGGATTTCTTCATAAGGTTAATAGTACATGTAACAACCGGCTATATATGGTTCCCAAGTCACTTATAGCTAATCTAATGGCTCACTCATACAAGAGTGAGCCATGCTGGCATGCTATGTCATTCATATGTGGCACACTTTATTCTTTTAAACGGTGTTGGAGCCCGTGCTACAACTGACTAAAAATCTACAACCCACTTCTTTTCTCTCTCCTTTAACTAAAAGAAAATAAAATCCGATGTGATATCTCTTATAACCCATCTACTACATCCATGTTATACTTGCTCTAAAGAAGCGATGTCAAACACAAGTTTCTATGTATATTTTCATATAGTGCGGCGTGTTGCCGTGGGAACCGTGTTAAACAAATGCATAAATAGGTTCTTTAAAGCCAACTAAAACTAATGAAAAGAAATTAAAGGTCTACTTATTTTGCATTTTAGAAACAACAAAACCTAAGTAGTATGTGacaacatgatatatatatatatataaaaggaaaACTTATCCCGAAAAGAAGACGTGATTGACTTGACGAggtgtcatggtttgaatttatagaTTAATGCAAAAATGTAAATGAATACATACATGGCTTAAAAAGAATACATGCATGATTTGGATGGTGACATGGTTCATCGATAGTTTAATGCAAAAGAAGTAACTTATGACCACATGGAAATGAAGCACGCATGGAGACAATTTGGACCGGACATCTATGAATAATTGAGGTGACGTGAAAGCTCACATATGTAGAAAAATCTAGTAATGAGGCTAACTATTTGGATATAGGAGATGAAAGAAGTTTAGCTACAACAAATGAAGAACATACGCACGGTGTAGTTTAGTTCTTAAATCCAGGGGTTGATGTATCTTAAAATGCTGGTGCTACTATTCATTGGAAATTGCCTTTATTTTTCAAGAGAGTACGCAAAATTCATACCATATTTTTACAAAATAGTTTTAGCTAACAGTCGTGAGGTCTAAGGCCATGCATGTTAAAGAATACTGAACATTTCAACATGCCACTCAGAATATTGCATAGAGCATCTCAAGGAAAATGAGAAAACAAAGGCTCTTACGCATTTCATGGCGTTCTTGACGAACTTGACGTCGTTGAGGCTAAGCCTCTGGTGCACGATGCGCTTGCGCTGCGTCTCCGCGTGGTTCACCCGCTTGAACAGCGTGTGCGGATCCTTCAAGAACAGTATGGTCGCGAAGAAGCCGACGACGTCCACCACGGTGTGCCAGGCGAGCACGACGAAGGACCAGACCCAAAGGAGGTACGCCAGGACGCCCGCCGAAGGGCGCGGTCGCTGGTAGATGGCGCCCGTACGCGATGGCAGCGGCGGCATGGCCGGCAGCCTGGTCGGGTCGGCGGCGCTGCGCGTGCAGGCCATGAGGAGCGTGAGCAGAGACATGCCGTCCCCGAGGGAGTGGTGCACGCGGATCGCGGCGGTGGAGGTCGCCTCGGAGGTCGGGAAGTCGAAGAGGTGGAACTCCCACAGCGGCTGGGACCGGTCCATGGGCAGCGTCGACAGGGACGCCACGTAGTCCTCCACGGCCTTGTCCGGGTTGGCCGGCACGGCGGCCGGGTCCAGCGTCGGGCGGATCAGGTGGTTTTCCACGTTCACCGTCGTCGGCGCCCACCGCAGCTCGCCGTCCTTGTCCGTTACCTGCACCGGCGACCATATCGAATCACTTAGAAAAAAAGAAACTTGTGTCCTGGCGTACGTGGATGGAGATTGGAGAggcatgcatatgcatgcatggcGATGCTGCGATGGAAGGCTACGTACCTGGATGCTGCGGAAGTGCGGGTAGCGTGCGAGCTGGGCCTCgatgccggcgcggagggcggggAGGTTGAGGGGCGTGGAGGCGCCCATGAGGAcgatgatgtagaagtcctccacgAGCCTCGCGGAGGGGCTGACCGGCTCCCCCAGCTCTGCTTCCGCCGCCGTCCGCCCTTCGCGTCCGGCGGCCGTCTTGATCGAGAGCGGCCGCTTCCGCAGGGTGGTGGCCTCCATTTTTGCTGCTTAATTTGTTTGTCCAGTCACTCCAGGGGTGCGCCGAGTGTGCTATAATAGTCAGCTCCGATTTTAATTTGAAGAAGAACCACATCCTTGTCTGTGCTTCACGTCTCTTCTGCTAACTGCCAACTAAAAGTGTTAATGCGCGCTAATCCGGCCCAGAGGAGAGACTGTGCTGGATCGTTGATGATCTGTTGACGATCGTTATGCCATGGTACCTGCATGTTTACACCATGAAAGATATGGTATTAACGTCGATTGTACACTGGAAAGGGATAGGGAAGATGACACTGactttggcactagctagtagctTGGTCAAATTTGATCGCTTTgttaaaatactccctccatcctaaaaTAAATGTTTCAAGTTTAGTGTATAACTTTACATTAAGTTTAATACaaatttgagacacttattttgggtaGGAGGTAGTATTAAATACTCTTTGATTCTCTCAAACTAGTGCTCAGCTTGCAAGACTCTGAATTCAGCTACTAGCTACGTGCACGTCTCTCTCATATCTATATGCGGTTAGCTGGTGTTTGTGGTGAACTGTACGGATGGTTACTGGCATTCCGCGCGCGGTCAAGGCCTTTCAACCTGCATTTAAAAAAAAAGGTCTTTCAACCTGTCACGGGCCGGCCACCAACAACATTTATTCTTGTGTGCATACAGGGTGCAGTCTTGACGCCATTTATTGGGCAAGCATGCTAGTTTTGCTTGAGGACGTTCGCTTTAACCTATTACGTTCATTTAAACATCTATCTACTAGGAGTACTATCTATCTTCTACTACCTCCATTCCAATGAATAAGATGCAAACCCATCCCGAAAttcaactttgatcataaattGACCAATCAAATGTGGGTTATATGTAGTAAAAAGTATACCATTTAATTCGTATTGAAACAAAGTTTTCAATAGTATATTTTTAAGTCACAAAAATACATATTATTGAcgtaatttatggtcaaagttgaatttTAGGAAACGTGCACGCCTTATTCATTGGAATGAAGGGAGTGTCTATATTTTTACGGAATGtcttcatggctagctttattaataTCAATATAATATTACACCGTCTGTGAGTCTGCTGACAACAAAGTCAGGAGGCTCATCCAACTAAGTAAAAAAAGATTTCTTACAATAACTATAGTTTCCTAGCAACTTTCAGAAAAAGAAACTATAGTTTGCTAGCACATGAGCCACTTCATTAGTTGTACGAAAACAGTGGTTAAATATGATCTTCCCAATCATTGTAGTTGCATCCACACACTCTGTGAAAATTGCCATTGCCGCATCCCACCATCTTGTTTGCACAGTGCAAAAATTAATCACTTGAAGAGAGTCAGATTTCGCCTCTATCCGGTTGAAGCCAAGGGAGCAAGTTCCAGACCATCGCTCATAGCCATTAATTGCTTTTGTGGTAATTATGTCAGCATCATATGGCATAAACTTGCGTTGAGTATCCAAGAAATTACCTCTATCATCTTGTAAGATAGTAGCAGTTACGCCCACTCCTTCATCTAGAAAGAATGCAACATCCACATTCAGTTCAATGAACCTTGGATCAGGCTTACACCATTTCAAATTATGCTCAAGAGACCTGGGAAAGTGTCTTTTGGAAGTTGCTCGCAATAGAAAACATTGAAATTGGCCATAGCCAATAGGGGGGGGGGGTCATTGTGTGTAACTTGGCATGGAATCCAACATAGATATCAACTCTTAACAGATAGAACTTGCTTGACATTCAGACGTGGTTATAAACTCAGTTGTTCATCATCAAATGAAGAATATGTTCAAAAATTACCGAATCGGACCTACATACCGGGATCGCCGAATCAATGAGGCCTGAAATACCTAGGCGGTTCCATAATTCCTGAGCATGAGTACATTGACAGATAACATGCCGAATATCCTCTATGCCTTGATGGCtggtaatccccaagtgcaaggaactGTCGTAGCTCTTTCCAATGATGgaggtgataagtatggagtgtcaaacccacaaggagctaaagataGGATTGGTATTATCTCAGGTCCTATCTGCCGCTGATACAACTTACGTACGCCAAACCTTTGCTTTACTATtaaataaaactagaagtactttgcaggtatgaaaagataggtttgcaagataataaagaacttATAAATAAAAGTTAGGTGCTGTTTAaataaaaatgcaataaaataaagATAGCGAGTGGGAAAAGCGGTGGTAGGATGTGCGGAATTGGCCCTAGGCAATTAGCTTAGTTACTAGACCGATTATTATCATTGTAGTTTTATATGAGGGAGGGACCACTGCTATCATATTATCCATACTGGAAACATATGTACTTTtggttggaactattagcaagcatccgcgaaTGGTAACACATTCATTAAGGTAAACTCAATTGTAGCATTAAGGTATACTTTTctcccttcaatcccatatgcatcaatttctagaCTCGGCCTCGGTAATAGCTGCCACTCCGGCCGGCCTATGCATAGCCCTATCAACCTACTACTAACCCTAAGGTGTGATCCACGTGTGCAATCATATGATGGCCACCATAGGACAATAACATAACCACATGCAAATCAaaacaatcatagcaattcaccaattaaccCATATGACAAAAATAATTTACTCAGACATAATAGCGATGACACAAATCATATGATAATAATGCATAGCATTAAAAAACATGTCCATGTAGGGGATTACAgctggttgcgggagagtggatcaCTGAATAGAGAGGGAGGAAGGTGAGTTGATGTAGACGACGAAGTTGATGAAGATGATCGCGATGATGCATGATGGTTCCCTTGGCGGCACTCtggcgccatcgggagagagggggagagagaccccctctTATTCTTCTTCATTAACCTCTCCCCTAGATGGTGGGagttttcccctctggtccttggcctccatggcccccggagggtgagagcccctccaagattgaaTCTAATCTCCCTCTGTTTCTCTCTGCTTTCACTACTTTTCTGAGCCCGAGCATTTCTTTTATtgccagagatccgtaactctgatcaGGCTGAAATTTCAAGGAGATTTTTTTCGCATAAAAGCTTTCTTGTGGCTATAGATCCCCAACCGACATGAGGATTAGCCACGAGATTAGTCCCTTTAGTGATCTGGTAAAGGAGCAAAAATGATTCTTACCTTTTCCCGAGAGGTGACCCTGAgttatcgaacccacgagaggaTGGTGCCCTTTAAGCAAGGGTTTCTAACAAGCTTTTGCAAGAGAATTAAATTCCAGATTTTGACCGAATCGGAATCAAGTTGACACTAGAAACAAttataataaaaacatgcatgGGTTGAGGACTTATGATTACAACCATATATCTGTGTCGGGATCATCATGATATTAAtttgtgccctggaagttatccatcGAGATGTGCTTGCTATGTAtcgaagtgggggatgtgtccaaattatGTCTTGACCGACACACGTCTTGCATCAAGAGACAATTGTCTAACCGAAGGCCCTATCTGCCGCACTGGGTTCCCTTGATAATTAAGATAGCAGTAATTAGACAAAAGCATCGGGTATCTAATGATTACACCTCTTGAATCCCCAAAGATAGTATCCATGTTATCGTACTAAACCTTTCTGTCACCAGTGTTCAGAATAAGACATCACGGTTTCCCTGCTCTTAGCCTCTCTGTGGTTCTCTCTCCAAGATcctgggtacctgcagggatgaagaaTGCGGATGAGACAAGAGACAACTACAAAGAAATTTTATGCTACACATACGAGACATTAATTAAAGTACTTCCTTCAATTCATCCAATAAATACATCAGGTTGCAAGGCCTTTCCTGAACCCATGACCTtactgaactactcacacatggagatcggATCACATGAAGAACTCATTGAAGAACACATCATGAAGATTGATTGATTGGTTGATAATATTTCTTACAATATATGCCGAATGTGATACATGATTACAAAGTATGGCTTGATGGCTGAGAACTATGTtcgtgattgatacgtctccaacgtatctaatctataatttttgatcgttccatcctattatattatcattcttggatgttttacattcattttatagcaactttatatcatttttgggattaacctattgacatagtgcccaatgccaattgctgttttttgcttcgcagaatatcagtaccaaagtaagtccaaatgcagcgaaatttttgggagattttttctgcccagaagacaacttgggagtcAAGGAAGTGCATGAGggaaggcccgtggggcccaccatgcactgatgacccacaagtataggggatcaatcgtagtcctttcgataagtaagagtatcgaacccaacgaggagcagaaggaaatgacaagtggttttcagaaaggtattttctgcaagcactgaaatagtcggtaacgagtagtttgatagcaagatattttctAACAGACAAGTAATGATAacgataaataaagtgcagcaaggtagcccaatccttttgtggcaaaggacatgccaaaaggtctcttataataagcaaagcattcttgagggtacacgggaatttcatctagtcactttcatcatgttggtttgattcacgttcgctactttgataatttgatatgtgggtgtaccggtgcttgggtgctgttcttacttgaacaagcctcccacttatgattaaccccctcgcaaggaTCCACAACtaagagaaaagtattaagataaaatctaaccatagcattaaacatttggatccaaatcggtcccttatgaagtagcacataaactagggtttaaccttctgtcactctagcaacccatcatctaataactactccacaatgcattccattaggcccaaagatggtgaagtgccatgtagttgacgttcacatgacaccactaaaggaatcacaacatacatatcatcaaaatatcaaacacatatcaagttcacatgattacttgcaacaagatttctcccatgacctcaagaacaaaagtaactactcacaaatgataaccattctcaagataagaggggtattaaatagcataatggatctgaacatataatctttcaccaaataaaccatatagtactcaactacaaaatgtaatcaacactaccagtcatccacatgtaccaatctgaggttccggtacaaagattgaacacatgagatgaactagagtttgagaggagatggtgctgttgaagatgttgatggagattggcctcccaaagatgagagggtttctggtgatgatgatggcttcgatttccctctCCGGGAGGGAAGATCCCtcagcggaatcgctctgccggagagaaaaagtgctcctgcccaagttccacctcaagacgacggcgctccgtcccaaaagtcctcctcttatttttttctaggtcaaaatgacctatataccagaagataggcaccggaggtgggccgggctggccacaacccaccagggcgtgcctggggggcctggcgtgccctggtgtattgtggtcaccaggtggcccccctccggtagttatttgctccagtattttttatatatttcaaaataattcttcataaatttttagctcatttggagttgtgcagaataggtaactctgacatagccttttcaggtccagaattccagctgccagcattctccctctttgtgcaaaCCTTGCATACTAGGAGAGAAAAGGCAATAGAaatactccataaagcattattatgcataaaaatattataaataatagtaggaaaacatgatgcaaaatggacgtatcacccacctgggcgcgctagagGCCCCTAGCGCGCCCTGATGGGTGTTGGGGCGCACAGAGGTcctttccaccgcctctcagctctataaatacccaaatattccagagaGCCTAGGAGAGtgaacacaattccagctgccgcaagttccagaacaatGAGATCCAATCCAGACCTCTATTCTGACACCTTGCTGGAGGGGAAcatgatcacggaggggttcatcctcctcattggtgctccttgatgacccacaagtatagaggatcaattgtagctcttttcaataagtaagagtgtctaacccaacaaggagcagaaggaaatgacaagtgctttTCCGTAAGGCAatatctgcaagtgctgaaattgtaaatagcagagtagtttgatagcaaggtaatttgtaacgagcaagtaccgatagtagtaacaaaagtgcagcaaggtagaccaatccttttgaggcaaaggacaggccaaaacggtctcttatgataagcaaagcgttcttgagggtacacgggaatttcatctagtcactttcatcatgttggcttaatttgtgttcgatactttgataatttgatatgtgggtggaccggtgcttaggtgttgttcttacttgaacaaacatcctacttatgattaaccctcccacaagcatccacaactacgagaaaagtattaagaataaattctaaccataatattaaacttttggatccaatcggtcccttacggaatagcacataaacaggggtttaagcttctgtcactctcgcaacccaccatctaattgctaatccacaatgcattcccttaggcccaaatatggtgaagtgtcatgtagtcgatgttcacatgacaccactaagggaatcgcaacatacataccatcaaaatatcgaacacatatcaagttcacatgattacttgcaacatgatttctcccgtgacctcaagaacaaaagtaactactcacaaacgataatcatgctcaagatcggaggggtattaaatagcatattggatctgaacatataatcttccaccaaataaaccatatagtaatcaactacaagatgtaatcaacactactagtcacccacaagcatcaatctatagttccgataacaagattgaacacaagagatgaactagggtttgagaggagatggtgttgttgaagatgttgatggagatttccctccccaagatgggagagttgttggtgatgatgatgacgatgatttccccctccgggagggaagttcccccagcggaatcgctctgccggagggcaaaagtgctcctgcccaagttccgtctcgagacgacggcgctccgtcccaaaagtcccctccttattttttctaggtcaaaatgacttatataccagaagatgggcaccggaggtgggcctgggtgagcacaacccaccagggcgcgcccaggtgggttgtgcccacctggtagggcccctctggtagttatttgctacaatatttctcaaatattccataaaaattcttcgtgaagttttatctcatttggagttgtgcagaataggtagcctggcgtagcttttccaggtccagatttccagctgtcggaattctccctctttgtgtataccttgcatattatgagagaaaagacattagaattactccaaaaagcattattatggataaaaacattataaataacagtaagaaaacatgatgcaaaatggacgtatcactcctccaatgatgcatgagtactttaccacagacctacgggtccataggcagtagctagatggtttctctctttttgattcttaatacaatgttctcctcgatgttcttggagatctatttgatgtaatgactttttacggtgtgtttgttgggatccgatgaattgtgagtttatgatcagatctatccatgaatattattcgagtcttctttgatctcttatatgcatgattattatagcctcatatttcttcacCGAAACTTTGGtctggtttggctaactagattgatttctcttgcaatcggaagaggtgctttgtgatgggttcgatattgcggtgtcctcacctagtgacataaggggtagcgaggcacgcatgtatcgttactattaaggataaaaaatatcgggtctattcctacatgaatagatcttgtctacacatgccatcattcttattgcattattctgtttctccatgaacttaacacactagatgcatgctggataatggtcgatgtgtggagtaatagtagtagatgcaggaaggactcggcct is from Triticum aestivum cultivar Chinese Spring chromosome 3A, IWGSC CS RefSeq v2.1, whole genome shotgun sequence and encodes:
- the LOC123062185 gene encoding wax ester synthase/diacylglycerol acyltransferase 11 isoform X1, whose translation is MEATTLRKRPLSIKTAAGREGRTAAEAELGEPVSPSARLVEDFYIIVLMGASTPLNLPALRAGIEAQLARYPHFRSIQVTDKDGELRWAPTTVNVENHLIRPTLDPAAVPANPDKAVEDYVASLSTLPMDRSQPLWEFHLFDFPTSEATSTAAIRVHHSLGDGMSLLTLLMACTRSAADPTRLPAMPPLPSRTGAIYQRPRPSAGVLAYLLWVWSFVVLAWHTVVDVVGFFATILFLKDPHTLFKRVNHAETQRKRIVHQRLSLNDVKFVKNAMKCTVNDVLIGVTYAALSRYHFRKSGGETDTRKEIRVRSMLLVNLRPTTSLHACVDMIKSGKESHVKWGNELGFIILPFFIGMHSDPLDYVRKGKKVVDRKKSSLEVVFTHVAAEVIFKVFGLKAASAIFHRMISHTTISFANMTGPVEQVEFCGHPIVFIAPSGYGPPEALTVNYQSYVNTIMINLALDEGHFPDYDELLDDFVESLEDIKDAASRLGMHHGKA
- the LOC123062185 gene encoding wax ester synthase/diacylglycerol acyltransferase 11 isoform X2 translates to MEATTLRKRPLSIKTAAGREGRTAAEAELGEPVSPSARLVEDFYIIVLMGASTPLNLPALRAGIEAQLARYPHFRSIQVTDKDGELRWAPTTVNVENHLIRPTLDPAAVPANPDKAVEDYVASLSTLPMDRSQPLWEFHLFDFPTSEATSTAAIRVHHSLGDGMSLLTLLMACTRSAADPTRLPAMPPLPSRTGAIYQRPRPSAGVLAYLLWVWSFVVLAWHTVVDVVGFFATILFLKDPHTLFKRVNHAETQRKRIVHQRLSLNDVKFVKNAMKCTVNDVLIGVTYAALSRYHFRKSGETDTRKEIRVRSMLLVNLRPTTSLHACVDMIKSGKESHVKWGNELGFIILPFFIGMHSDPLDYVRKGKKVVDRKKSSLEVVFTHVAAEVIFKVFGLKAASAIFHRMISHTTISFANMTGPVEQVEFCGHPIVFIAPSGYGPPEALTVNYQSYVNTIMINLALDEGHFPDYDELLDDFVESLEDIKDAASRLGMHHGKA